CAGCATACACCCTTCCGAGATTCATTCCGGCACTCATCCGCAGCGAAGATTTATTCTTTTCATTGTATGCCGCAAGTTTCTTTTTAAAGAGAAGGGCTGATTTTATCGCCCTTTCCGGGTCCTCTTCATGGGCTACAGGTACCCCGAAGGTCGCCATAAATATCTTTCCTTCGTGTTTATCGATATGGCCCTCATACAACTTGATCGTCTCTTCGTGGAGTCCGGCGAGGTCTTTGATGATATTGGCGTACTCTTCAGGCTCCAGGGGTTCACCTTCTCGTTCGATGCCATGAATCTTTATAAACTGAATGACACAGTACTTTATTTCTGATTTTATCGAACCGTTCATGATATTCTTCCTCTGATGAAATTTCAGATGAACAATATTTTATCCAAAAGAAGTGCGGAGTCAAGCATCCTGAAATTTAAAAGGTGATGATTTCTCAGCTGACTTTTATCTCTTTACAGAAATTTTCAAACTCCCGGTACAATCTGCGGTTGAGGAGTTTTCTCTTCGCCTCATCACCTTCCATGAATTCCATCATTTTTTCTTTGACTCCGACGGCGTCTTTATGAAATTTCATCGTTTCCGCGGGCAGGCCCAGTTGATAATGGATACGGCACAGATGGAAATAGACCTGGAATTTTGTTTCCAGACTCGCTCCGTATTTATCGATTGTATCATTCAATTCATTCAGAAGCGTCTTTGCATCCTGCAGATATGTGACAGCCAGTTTTTTGTTCCCGGCGGCTTGAGCGAGTCTGATCTTCACCTGGGTGATTTTGACTTCGTTCATCATATCATAATCCTTTATCTTCTTGGCGATCAACATCGTATTTTCAGACAACTGCCAGGCTTTTTCAAATTCTTTCTGATAAAGGTACAGCTCAGCGATACTCGTCATTACGGCGATCTGCCACATCTTGCTACCTATTTTATTGAAGAGGGAGAGGGCGGTGTTGTAATACTGTTCCGCTTTTTTCAGGTCGTCCTTTTCCATGGCGAGCAGTCCCAGACCCCAGGAATTATATCCGACGCCGAGGTTGTTGTTGATCTTCTTCGCTATCTCCATACTCTGGAAGTAATTCTGCTCCGCCATTTCGAAATCACCGATCTGGTAGTAGGTGTCTCCGGTGTTGTAATAGACGATCACCTGACCGAGAAGGTTACCGGTTGCGATGTCGATCTCTAAGGATTTGCGGAGATATTCAAGGGCGCTCTGATAATCACCGAGACTTGTGTAGTAGTCGCACAGGTTGTTGTAGATCGCACCCTGGCCGTGCCTGTCTTCGATGATTTCATATAATTTCAGCGCCTTCTTATAATGTTCAAAAGATTTCTGTTTTTCACCCAGTGCATAGTATGCCGACCCGAAACGGTTGTAAATCCGCGCCTGGATCTTTCGGATCTCCACGGTCGCCGAGTCACCGAGCAGCGTCAATGCCTTTTCGAGCAATCTGCAGCATTTCATGTAGTCGCCTCTTTCATAGTGGATTCGTGCGATGCCTGTTTCAATGGCAGCCCTTTCGGTTATTGAATCATCGTCGAGCAGATTCATCGCCTTGTTATATGACTCGATTGCTTTATCGTATTCACTGATATTTTCATAGACATCCGCGATCGACGTATGGATCTTTGCTTCGTTTTTCGGGTTATCACAGTATTTCAGCGCCTGGTTGAAGAACTCAAAGGCGTCTTCATTCTGTCCGATGAGGGCGTGTATTTCGCCCAGGTTCTTCAGGATCTCCCTTTTTTGGTCTTCGTTGTCCCGGAAATTATTCAACTCTTTAAGCACCGCCAGATAAAAGAGGATTGCTTCATGGTTGGCATAGCGTTTGCGGGCGTTCTCCGCTGCTTTTGTGCCGTATTCGATCGTCTTTTCGTAGTCTCCTGCCTGGCTGTAGTGTTCGAATAGTATCTCGAAAAATTCAGGGAGGCGGTCTTTATACAGGGTCTCGATCGTCTCGGCGATTTTAAGATGAAGATTTCTCTTTCTCTTCTCCGGAATACCGCCGTAGATGATCTCCCTGACCAGTGCATGATTGAAGAAGAAATCTTCGTCGTTGCTGGTCGAGACGAAATCGAGTTCTTTTGTTTCTTTGATTAATTCGTCGATAGTTTCCCAGTGGACGCTGAATGCACTCAGGATTTTTTTGGAAAAATTTCTGCCGACCACCGACATCTCTTCCAGCACCGTCTTCAGTTCGCCGCTCAGGGTGTCGAATCGATTTCGAATCACCGCCTCGATTGTATAGGGAATGTGGAAATCGACGTTCGACTCGGCGGCGCACCACTTTCCTTCTTTCTTGAACAAAATCCCTTCGGCGATCAGGAGCTTGATGATTTCTTCTAAGAAAAAAGGATTTCCGTCCGCTTTTTTTATCACCTCATTCAACAAAGAAGCCGGTAACCCCGGAGTTCGAAGCAGATTTTCGGATATTTTTCTCGTGTCATTACGGCTGAGGCGTTGGACATTGATTTCGTGGATGGTCTGACTGTCGCGGAGTTCTTCAAGGATTTTCCAGAATGGTTTGCTCTTATCGGTCCTCGTTATCAAAAAGACGAGCATCGGGATATCTTTATTGGTTTCAAGAAAGAATTTGATCGCTTCCAGGGTCGCCATATCGGCGAGATAGAGATCGTCTATAACATAAACACAGGGAGCCTTCAGTGCGAAGTTCTGCAACAGGGTGGCGACGGCGAGATGGGTCTGCAACTGGAGCACCTGAGGTTCCAGATATTTGATTTTCGTTTCATAACGCGAGTCCAATCTGATATTGAAGATATTGGCGATATAGGGATATATTTCATCTGCCCGTTCACCGGCGAGATTATCGATTGTTTTGAGCAGTTTTTCGGTTATACTCTTTTCACTGTTCTTGCTGTCGATTCCGCAGATCTGTTTTATTATTTCAATGAAAGGAAGATAGATCGCCTCTTTATAGGGCGAGCAGCACCCGCTGCACCAGTTTATCACCTTTGCCCGCTCCAGTGAGATCGACAGGGAATGTGTAAAGAGTTCTTCGATGAGTCTTGATTTACCCACACCGGCTTCACCGGTGATGACCACTGTGCTCTTTGAACCCTTGAGAAGTTTATCCAGGAACTCCTTCAATACATTGAAGATCTCGGTTCGGCCTACAAGCGGAGACTTCAGCCCTTCGATGCCGCGCCGTCTGACAAAGCCCGCCTGCTGATTGAGTACTGGAAAGAGATTGATTTTTTTGTCATAACCACGGGGCTGGAATTCCATCATCTCCGCGAACTGGAACACGGGTTTTGTAATCCGGTGGATCTCTTCGCTCACCAGGATCTGACCGTCGTCCGCATATTCCATGATGCGTGCCGCGATATTGACCGCATCACCCATCACCGTATATTCCTTTTTGATCTCTGAACCGACGCTTCCCGCATAAACCTTACCGACGTTTATCCCCGCTTTTATGGTCAGGGCGGTGTCGTTTTTTTCATTGTATTCTGCAATCCTTTTTTTAAAAAGAAGGGCTGATTTTATCGCCCTTTCCGGGTCCTCTTCATGTGATACAGGCACCCCGAAGGTCGCCATAAATATCTTTCCCTCGTGTTTGTCGATATGGCCCTCATACAACCGGACTGTTTCGTCATAGAGTGATGTTATCTCCTTTATCCGATTGGCGTACTCTTCAGGCTCCAGCTCTTCGCCTTCTCTGTTTATCCCTCTTATCTCCACGAACTGGATGACCGAAGGTTTTATCTCTGATTTCTCAATGCTTCCCATTCTTCTTTTATCTCTCTATTTTCTTTTCTATTCATGAAAAAGCTCTTACGCAAATTTTCATTGCTTATTCGATCTCCTCTTTCCTTTATATCGTTATACGCCTTTTCAAGATACAGATATGCCTCTTTATCTTTATTAAGGGATTTTAATATTTTATAATGGTTGTAATAGATGATGCTGACGACACCTTCGATTATTTTCTTCTTTTCCAGGGCGTTCACCGCGTTGCGCGACAGTTTGAATGCTTTTTTCAATTCACCCGTTTTGAAATAGATAAATGCCTGGGTTGATAAGGCGTTGATTTCATAACTTATATTCTTGGCTTTGCGCGCGATGGCGACGGCGTCCTTGGCGAGCTGGAGTGCTTCTTCCAGACGGTTGTTGAGTACCATTGCGTTGGCGAGTTCGTTTTTGTAAAAAGATATCCAGTCTATGATATTGAGTTCTATACTCAGGCCATGGGATTTTTGGATGTATTCCAGCGCCTTCTGCGGTTTTCCGAGATGGGCGTAGCTGTCGCCGATATTGCCGTATCGGATTACAATACCGGTCTTGTCACCGACCTCTTTGCTGATTTCGAGCGCCTGTTCAAAAAAGGAGAGGGCTTGTTCAAACTTACCGACAGTGGCGAAGTTATTGCCGATGTTGTTCAGGATTATCGATTCCCATTTTTTGTTCATTACACTCTTTACGATTTTAAGCGCCTTCTCGCAGTTCTTGATCGATTTGTCATAATCACCGAGAAGTTGATAGAGACTGCCGATGTTCGTAAGCACCTTTGCCTGGAACATTATATCACCGATGTCCTCGGCGACCTTGAGCGCTTCCTGATAAGCGGCGAGTGAGTCGTTGAATCGATTGAGATAGTAATAAGCGCTTCCCATATTAGCGATGATGCGTGCCCTGGCGACCGTGTCACCGAGTTTATCATAAAGTTTCAACGCCTGGTTGCAGTATTCCAGTGATTTTTCCTTTTCACCCATCTTTGTATAGACCAGACTGAAATTCCCCCTTATCTCTGCTTCTTTTCTGATGTCCTTGCTCTTTTGAGCCGATTTAAGGGCTTGCTGCAGGGAATTCAGCGCCGCCTTGAAATTGGATTGGTTGTAGTATGCAACACCGAGATTCTGGATGACGCGTATATCATCGCTCTTCTTACGGAGCTCTTCATAAAGCTTTATCGCTTTTTTGTATTGTGAGGTTTTCATCAAGTACCGACCTTTTAAAAGAGCGAGTTCGAGTTTTTCCGTGTCGTTTGCATCTTTCGCCATTAAACTTTCAAGCCGTTCAATGGCGCTGCGTTCTTCTTCGCACATCCCGAGTAGGTCAAGAAGGTCCACCTGCTCTTTGAGAATACGATATTCGGCTTTGATATTGGTCTGTCGGCAGAGCTGCAGGGCTTCATTGTACGCCTCGAGCGCCATCTCATTGGCGTGTATGTCTTTCAGTCGGCGCGCCCACTTCAAGACATAATGGAGGGCTAATTCGTAGTCGCCGCTTTCCTTGAAATGATAAGCCAGTTTTTTGTCGTTGTCATAGGTGGAAAACCTCTCACGCAGTATCGAAGCGATTTTGCGATGCAGCGTCTTTCGCACGCTCTTGGGCAGCCGGCTGCAGATCTCTTCTCTGAGAAACGGATTTTTAAAAGAGAGTTCACCGTCATTCGAATTCAACAGGTCGTTTCTCACCCCGTAATCCACGGTCTCTTCATAATTGGGAGCGGCGGTCTTCAGGAATTCTTTTTCAATGGTATAGCCGTAGACCGCACCGAGCGACAGGGTATTGAAGATGCCTACTGGAATGTGGTCGATGAGGTGGTTGAAGACTTCTTTGACCCGATAGGGGATTTTTATCCTCTCCCGCAGTTTCACGCTGTCCTGCTGGTTCTTTACATAGCGGCATATCTCTGTCGTGAACAGAGGATTGCCGCCGGCGTGGCGGCAGATCTCGTCCAGCAGTTCCTTTTCAAGTTTGACATCGTCACAGAGGTCTTTGACGATTTTGAACTGGGTCTCTTTATCAAGGGGTGTCAGTTCGAGCACCATCGGTGTGACACCTGTCGCTGATTTTAATTCATCGACCAGTTTATTGTGCAGATTATGCATTTCAAATATCGTGTAGACATCATAT
Above is a window of candidate division WOR-3 bacterium DNA encoding:
- a CDS encoding tetratricopeptide repeat protein, which gives rise to MGSIEKSEIKPSVIQFVEIRGINREGEELEPEEYANRIKEITSLYDETVRLYEGHIDKHEGKIFMATFGVPVSHEEDPERAIKSALLFKKRIAEYNEKNDTALTIKAGINVGKVYAGSVGSEIKKEYTVMGDAVNIAARIMEYADDGQILVSEEIHRITKPVFQFAEMMEFQPRGYDKKINLFPVLNQQAGFVRRRGIEGLKSPLVGRTEIFNVLKEFLDKLLKGSKSTVVITGEAGVGKSRLIEELFTHSLSISLERAKVINWCSGCCSPYKEAIYLPFIEIIKQICGIDSKNSEKSITEKLLKTIDNLAGERADEIYPYIANIFNIRLDSRYETKIKYLEPQVLQLQTHLAVATLLQNFALKAPCVYVIDDLYLADMATLEAIKFFLETNKDIPMLVFLITRTDKSKPFWKILEELRDSQTIHEINVQRLSRNDTRKISENLLRTPGLPASLLNEVIKKADGNPFFLEEIIKLLIAEGILFKKEGKWCAAESNVDFHIPYTIEAVIRNRFDTLSGELKTVLEEMSVVGRNFSKKILSAFSVHWETIDELIKETKELDFVSTSNDEDFFFNHALVREIIYGGIPEKRKRNLHLKIAETIETLYKDRLPEFFEILFEHYSQAGDYEKTIEYGTKAAENARKRYANHEAILFYLAVLKELNNFRDNEDQKREILKNLGEIHALIGQNEDAFEFFNQALKYCDNPKNEAKIHTSIADVYENISEYDKAIESYNKAMNLLDDDSITERAAIETGIARIHYERGDYMKCCRLLEKALTLLGDSATVEIRKIQARIYNRFGSAYYALGEKQKSFEHYKKALKLYEIIEDRHGQGAIYNNLCDYYTSLGDYQSALEYLRKSLEIDIATGNLLGQVIVYYNTGDTYYQIGDFEMAEQNYFQSMEIAKKINNNLGVGYNSWGLGLLAMEKDDLKKAEQYYNTALSLFNKIGSKMWQIAVMTSIAELYLYQKEFEKAWQLSENTMLIAKKIKDYDMMNEVKITQVKIRLAQAAGNKKLAVTYLQDAKTLLNELNDTIDKYGASLETKFQVYFHLCRIHYQLGLPAETMKFHKDAVGVKEKMMEFMEGDEAKRKLLNRRLYREFENFCKEIKVS
- a CDS encoding tetratricopeptide repeat protein — protein: MRENRLATILYADLTGFTKLTATLGPEKITELVNECFKIIDKIIHVHDGTILRHEGDRVMAVFGFPKSQGYDAYSAILSALRIKEAVRGLSYPIEVHIGVASGEIICDEDKIYGYVTEAASYLEETAPAGEIYIDLNCYELTKTFFDFERLSKNEKVFFRVLAEKKQQALYTNKFFNRKEEIESLSNYILKKKKVIIVTGNQGIGKTRFIHETFNRLNREEKKFNLFQTSFLTARSLQFYESILKIIMELKPDFGIKEKIALVTEESYKTNLFNQFCEIIFAAGKIKPLVLLFQYFERIDKNSFDFIKFLINNINEYDVYTIFEMHNLHNKLVDELKSATGVTPMVLELTPLDKETQFKIVKDLCDDVKLEKELLDEICRHAGGNPLFTTEICRYVKNQQDSVKLRERIKIPYRVKEVFNHLIDHIPVGIFNTLSLGAVYGYTIEKEFLKTAAPNYEETVDYGVRNDLLNSNDGELSFKNPFLREEICSRLPKSVRKTLHRKIASILRERFSTYDNDKKLAYHFKESGDYELALHYVLKWARRLKDIHANEMALEAYNEALQLCRQTNIKAEYRILKEQVDLLDLLGMCEEERSAIERLESLMAKDANDTEKLELALLKGRYLMKTSQYKKAIKLYEELRKKSDDIRVIQNLGVAYYNQSNFKAALNSLQQALKSAQKSKDIRKEAEIRGNFSLVYTKMGEKEKSLEYCNQALKLYDKLGDTVARARIIANMGSAYYYLNRFNDSLAAYQEALKVAEDIGDIMFQAKVLTNIGSLYQLLGDYDKSIKNCEKALKIVKSVMNKKWESIILNNIGNNFATVGKFEQALSFFEQALEISKEVGDKTGIVIRYGNIGDSYAHLGKPQKALEYIQKSHGLSIELNIIDWISFYKNELANAMVLNNRLEEALQLAKDAVAIARKAKNISYEINALSTQAFIYFKTGELKKAFKLSRNAVNALEKKKIIEGVVSIIYYNHYKILKSLNKDKEAYLYLEKAYNDIKERGDRISNENLRKSFFMNRKENREIKEEWEALRNQR